In Aquiflexum balticum DSM 16537, a single genomic region encodes these proteins:
- a CDS encoding MauE/DoxX family redox-associated membrane protein: MMSIQKAIPTLFLIESFLKMILTALWGYSFFSKTITYQAFRISILNQPFSDSFGEVLSIIIPLIEFLLLVLFFVPRFSFFAFLGSLILLTVFSTYIGLVLVDAFDKIPCGCAGIFERISWEAHFWVNAGLVGIAGIGCGLRGKLDFEG; the protein is encoded by the coding sequence ATGATGAGTATCCAAAAAGCAATCCCGACTTTGTTTTTAATTGAATCATTTTTAAAAATGATTCTAACCGCACTTTGGGGATATTCATTTTTTTCGAAAACTATAACTTACCAGGCATTTAGGATTTCTATTCTAAACCAACCTTTTTCAGATTCATTTGGGGAGGTTTTGTCAATTATCATTCCACTCATTGAATTTCTTTTATTGGTTCTTTTTTTTGTTCCAAGATTCAGCTTCTTTGCTTTTCTTGGTTCATTGATTTTACTCACTGTTTTCAGTACATATATAGGATTGGTGCTTGTGGATGCCTTTGATAAAATCCCTTGTGGATGTGCCGGAATTTTCGAAAGAATCAGTTGGGAAGCCCATTTTTGGGTCAATGCGGGGTTAGTTGGAATTGCAGGGATAGGATGTGGGCTTAGGGGAAAATTGGATTTTGAAGGATAA
- a CDS encoding cyclic nucleotide-binding domain-containing protein — translation MDIYKRRLQIKQYALKHSLFFNDLFYGILENTRVLSYNPFDLIGFHDDNDFLYFLNDGLVMATLEQNPDSDWYRIIYEPSPFGDISRYFLLDNNQLSWYAISQVSLLAIPFNKLMEFFKSYPQEANLLKSHLIQLEIERINLLNKLSKMNTSEKLRFLEVNHPELIIRTKYIFLAKYLGISRSSLSKTIQQISHLPFKE, via the coding sequence ATGGATATTTACAAAAGACGGCTTCAGATAAAACAATATGCTTTGAAACACAGCTTGTTTTTCAATGATTTGTTCTACGGCATACTTGAAAATACTCGCGTTCTCTCTTATAATCCTTTTGACTTAATAGGTTTTCATGATGATAATGACTTCTTATATTTTTTGAATGACGGCCTTGTAATGGCCACATTAGAGCAAAACCCGGATTCTGATTGGTATAGAATAATTTATGAACCTTCTCCATTTGGCGATATTTCTAGATATTTTCTTCTTGATAACAATCAATTATCCTGGTACGCAATTAGTCAGGTTTCTCTTTTGGCTATTCCTTTCAATAAACTCATGGAATTTTTTAAAAGTTATCCCCAAGAAGCAAATTTGCTAAAATCTCATTTGATCCAACTTGAAATCGAAAGAATCAACCTTCTAAACAAGTTGTCCAAAATGAATACAAGTGAAAAACTAAGATTTCTGGAAGTTAACCATCCAGAATTGATCATACGTACCAAATATATTTTCCTTGCAAAATACCTGGGAATCTCCAGATCAAGTCTTTCAAAAACGATACAACAAATAAGTCATTTACCCTTCAAGGAATAG